From one Acinonyx jubatus isolate Ajub_Pintada_27869175 chromosome B1, VMU_Ajub_asm_v1.0, whole genome shotgun sequence genomic stretch:
- the ERI1 gene encoding 3'-5' exoribonuclease 1 isoform X3: MSKEELRAKLSEFKLETRGVKDVLKKRLKNYYKKQKLMLKEGNCADSYYDYICIIDFEATCEEGNPPEFIHEIIEFPVVLLNTHTLEIEDTFQQYVRPEINTQLSDFCINLTGITQDQVDRADTFPQVLKKVIDWMKSKELGTKYKYCILTDGSWDMSKFLNIQCRLSRLKYPPFAKKWINIRKSYGNFYKVPRSQTKLTIMLEKLGMDYDGRPHSGLDDSKNIARIAVRMLQDGCELRINEKMHAGQLMSVSSSLPIEGTPAPQMPHSRK; encoded by the exons aggAGTAAAGGATGTGCTAAAGAAAAGGCTGAAAAACTATTACAAGAAGCAGAAGCTGATGTTGAAAGAGGGCAATTGTGCTGACAGTTACTATGACTACATTTGTATCATTGATTTTGAAGCCACTTGTGAAGAGGGTAACCCACCTGAGTTTATACATGAAATAATTGAATTTCCTGTGGTTTTACTGAATACCCATACCTTAGAAATA GAAGATACATTTCAGCAGTATGTGAGACCAGAGATTAACACCCAACTTTCTGATTTCTGCATCAACCTAACTGGGATTACTCAG GATCAGGTAGACAGAGCTGATACCTTCCCTCAGGTACTAAAAAAAGTAATTGACTGGATGAAATCAAAGGAGTTAGGAACAAAGTATAAATATTGCATATTGACAGATGG TTCGTGGGATATGAGTAAGTTCCTGAACATTCAGTGCCGGCTAAGCAGGCTCAAATACCCTCCTTTTGCTAAAAAGTGGATCAATATTCGAAAGTCATATGGGAACTTTTACAag gttccTAGAAGCCAAACCAAATTAACAATAATGCTTGAAAAACTAGGAATGGATTATGATGGGAGGCCTCACAGTGGTCTTGACGACTCTAAGAACATTGCCCGAATAGCAGTTCGAATGCTTCAAGATGGATGTGAACTCCGAATTAATGAGAAAATGCATGCAGGACAGCTAATGAGTGTGTCTTCTTCGTTGCCAATAGAGGGCACTCCAGCTCCACAAATGCCACATTCTAGAAAATAA